A region of Vigna radiata var. radiata cultivar VC1973A chromosome 6, Vradiata_ver6, whole genome shotgun sequence DNA encodes the following proteins:
- the LOC106764593 gene encoding meiotic recombination protein SPO11-1 isoform X3, which yields MEGKRRRLQMESQAESVILLTKIKEFTRVLLTDLTNGRSPLILIDRFRSYCAVPNANWFRSNSNQSPFHLFVSDIFLQCSFCASDLPYGKEALTLSTKSRAHRLVVMLRVMLIVQKLLQENKHSSKRDIYYTYPSLFLDQSMVDQAINDICIFMQCSRHNLNVVSAGNGLTMGWIRFSEGERKFDCISSPNSVHPVPVHVEEVKVFQRLANDQFCNANHCIVITVSNLLKTLVSFGTIFLCLNFIFIQGRGYPDIPTRRFLRLLVEKLRLPVYCLVDCDPYGFDILTTYRFGSMQMAYDTKHLRVPEIRWLGAFPSDSERYFVPKQCILPLTAEDKRKVEAMLLRCYLQREVPQWRLELKLMLQKGVKFEIEALSAHALSYLSDSYIPSKIERKLIM from the exons aTGGAGGGAAAGAGGAGGAGGTTACAAATGGAGTCACAAGCAGAGAGTGTGATTCTTCTCACGAAAATCAAAG AATTCACTCGAGTTTTGCTCACAGATCTCACCAATGGACGCTCACCACTCATTCTCATCGATCGCTTCAGAAGCTACTGTGCCGTTCCCAACGCCAACTGGTTCCGTTCTAACTCCAACCAATCACCTTTTCACCTTTTCGTTTCTGACATTTTTTTGCAATGCAGCTTTTGTGCCTCCGATTTGCCGTACGGAAAGGAAGCTCTCACACTCAGCACGAAATCCCGCGCGCACAGACTAG TTGTCATGTTGAGGGTGATGCTGATTGTTCAGAAACTTTTGCAAGAGAACAAGCATAGCTCCAAGAGAGACATTTATTACACGTATCCTTCTTTATTTTTGG ATCAGTCAATGGTGGACCAAGcaattaatgatatatgtatttttatgcAGTGCAGTCGCCATAACCTTAATGTG gTTTCCGCAGGGAATGG GTTAACTATGGGCTGGATAAGGTTCTCTGAAGGAGAGAGGAAATTTGACTGCATTAGTTCTCCCAACAGT GTCCATCCCGTTCCCGTTCATGTTGAGGAAGTTAAAG TTTTCCAAAGACTGGCAAACGACCAATTCTGCAATGCAAATCACTGTATTGTCATCACTGTAAGCAATCTTCTGAAGACATTAGTTTCTTTTGGAACAATATTtctttgtttgaattttatctttatacaGGGAAGAGGCTACCCAGATATTCCTACAAGGAG GTTTTTGCGGCTTCTGGTAGAGAAATTGCGACTGCCTGTTTATTGCTTGGTAGATTGTGATCCCTATGGCTTTGACATTCTAACCACTTACAGATTTGGTTCGATG CAAATGGCTTACGACACGAAACATCTTCGTGTCCCAGAGATACGCTGGCTTGGAGCTTTTCCTTCAGATTCCGAGAGATATTTTGTTCCAAAGCAGTGTATCCTTCCTTTGACTGCTGAGG acaaaagaaaagttgaagcCATGTTACTTAGATGCTACCTTCAAAGGGAGGTACCACAATGGAG GTTGGAGCTAAAGCTGATGCTCCAAAAGGGAGTAAAGTTTGAGATAGAAGCCTTATCTGCGCACGCACTTTCATACTTGTCAGATTCTTACATCCCATCTAAAATTGAACGTAAATTGATTATGTAG
- the LOC106764593 gene encoding meiotic recombination protein SPO11-1 isoform X9, with protein sequence MEGKRRRLQMESQAESVILLTKIKEFTRVLLTDLTNGRSPLILIDRFRSYCAVPNANWFRSNSNQSPFHLFVSDIFLQCSFCASDLPYGKEALTLSTKSRAHRLVVMLRVMLIVQKLLQENKHSSKRDIYYTYPSLFLDQSMVDQAINDICIFMQCSRHNLNVVSAGNGLTMGWIRFSEGERKFDCISSPNSVHPVPVHVEEVKDIISVAQYILVVEKESVFQRLANDQFCNANHCIVITVSNLLKTLVSFGTIFLCLNFIFIQGRGYPDIPTRRFLRLLVEKLRLPVYCLVDCDPYGFDILTTYRFGSMVSISNGLRHETSSCPRDTLAWSFSFRFREIFCSKAVYPSFDC encoded by the exons aTGGAGGGAAAGAGGAGGAGGTTACAAATGGAGTCACAAGCAGAGAGTGTGATTCTTCTCACGAAAATCAAAG AATTCACTCGAGTTTTGCTCACAGATCTCACCAATGGACGCTCACCACTCATTCTCATCGATCGCTTCAGAAGCTACTGTGCCGTTCCCAACGCCAACTGGTTCCGTTCTAACTCCAACCAATCACCTTTTCACCTTTTCGTTTCTGACATTTTTTTGCAATGCAGCTTTTGTGCCTCCGATTTGCCGTACGGAAAGGAAGCTCTCACACTCAGCACGAAATCCCGCGCGCACAGACTAG TTGTCATGTTGAGGGTGATGCTGATTGTTCAGAAACTTTTGCAAGAGAACAAGCATAGCTCCAAGAGAGACATTTATTACACGTATCCTTCTTTATTTTTGG ATCAGTCAATGGTGGACCAAGcaattaatgatatatgtatttttatgcAGTGCAGTCGCCATAACCTTAATGTG gTTTCCGCAGGGAATGG GTTAACTATGGGCTGGATAAGGTTCTCTGAAGGAGAGAGGAAATTTGACTGCATTAGTTCTCCCAACAGT GTCCATCCCGTTCCCGTTCATGTTGAGGAAGTTAAAG ATATCATTAGTGTTGCACAATACATATTAGTTGTGGAGAAAGAATCAG TTTTCCAAAGACTGGCAAACGACCAATTCTGCAATGCAAATCACTGTATTGTCATCACTGTAAGCAATCTTCTGAAGACATTAGTTTCTTTTGGAACAATATTtctttgtttgaattttatctttatacaGGGAAGAGGCTACCCAGATATTCCTACAAGGAG GTTTTTGCGGCTTCTGGTAGAGAAATTGCGACTGCCTGTTTATTGCTTGGTAGATTGTGATCCCTATGGCTTTGACATTCTAACCACTTACAGATTTGGTTCGATGGTCAGTATTT CAAATGGCTTACGACACGAAACATCTTCGTGTCCCAGAGATACGCTGGCTTGGAGCTTTTCCTTCAGATTCCGAGAGATATTTTGTTCCAAAGCAGTGTATCCTTCCTTTGACTGCTGA
- the LOC106764593 gene encoding meiotic recombination protein SPO11-1 isoform X2, with product MEGKRRRLQMESQAESVILLTKIKDLTNGRSPLILIDRFRSYCAVPNANWFRSNSNQSPFHLFVSDIFLQCSFCASDLPYGKEALTLSTKSRAHRLVVMLRVMLIVQKLLQENKHSSKRDIYYTYPSLFLDQSMVDQAINDICIFMQCSRHNLNVVSAGNGLTMGWIRFSEGERKFDCISSPNSVHPVPVHVEEVKDIISVAQYILVVEKESVFQRLANDQFCNANHCIVITVSNLLKTLVSFGTIFLCLNFIFIQGRGYPDIPTRRFLRLLVEKLRLPVYCLVDCDPYGFDILTTYRFGSMQMAYDTKHLRVPEIRWLGAFPSDSERYFVPKQCILPLTAEDKRKVEAMLLRCYLQREVPQWRLELKLMLQKGVKFEIEALSAHALSYLSDSYIPSKIERKLIM from the exons aTGGAGGGAAAGAGGAGGAGGTTACAAATGGAGTCACAAGCAGAGAGTGTGATTCTTCTCACGAAAATCAAAG ATCTCACCAATGGACGCTCACCACTCATTCTCATCGATCGCTTCAGAAGCTACTGTGCCGTTCCCAACGCCAACTGGTTCCGTTCTAACTCCAACCAATCACCTTTTCACCTTTTCGTTTCTGACATTTTTTTGCAATGCAGCTTTTGTGCCTCCGATTTGCCGTACGGAAAGGAAGCTCTCACACTCAGCACGAAATCCCGCGCGCACAGACTAG TTGTCATGTTGAGGGTGATGCTGATTGTTCAGAAACTTTTGCAAGAGAACAAGCATAGCTCCAAGAGAGACATTTATTACACGTATCCTTCTTTATTTTTGG ATCAGTCAATGGTGGACCAAGcaattaatgatatatgtatttttatgcAGTGCAGTCGCCATAACCTTAATGTG gTTTCCGCAGGGAATGG GTTAACTATGGGCTGGATAAGGTTCTCTGAAGGAGAGAGGAAATTTGACTGCATTAGTTCTCCCAACAGT GTCCATCCCGTTCCCGTTCATGTTGAGGAAGTTAAAG ATATCATTAGTGTTGCACAATACATATTAGTTGTGGAGAAAGAATCAG TTTTCCAAAGACTGGCAAACGACCAATTCTGCAATGCAAATCACTGTATTGTCATCACTGTAAGCAATCTTCTGAAGACATTAGTTTCTTTTGGAACAATATTtctttgtttgaattttatctttatacaGGGAAGAGGCTACCCAGATATTCCTACAAGGAG GTTTTTGCGGCTTCTGGTAGAGAAATTGCGACTGCCTGTTTATTGCTTGGTAGATTGTGATCCCTATGGCTTTGACATTCTAACCACTTACAGATTTGGTTCGATG CAAATGGCTTACGACACGAAACATCTTCGTGTCCCAGAGATACGCTGGCTTGGAGCTTTTCCTTCAGATTCCGAGAGATATTTTGTTCCAAAGCAGTGTATCCTTCCTTTGACTGCTGAGG acaaaagaaaagttgaagcCATGTTACTTAGATGCTACCTTCAAAGGGAGGTACCACAATGGAG GTTGGAGCTAAAGCTGATGCTCCAAAAGGGAGTAAAGTTTGAGATAGAAGCCTTATCTGCGCACGCACTTTCATACTTGTCAGATTCTTACATCCCATCTAAAATTGAACGTAAATTGATTATGTAG
- the LOC106764593 gene encoding meiotic recombination protein SPO11-1 isoform X6: protein MEGKRRRLQMESQAESVILLTKIKDLTNGRSPLILIDRFRSYCAVPNANCFCASDLPYGKEALTLSTKSRAHRLVVMLRVMLIVQKLLQENKHSSKRDIYYTYPSLFLDQSMVDQAINDICIFMQCSRHNLNVVSAGNGLTMGWIRFSEGERKFDCISSPNSVHPVPVHVEEVKDIISVAQYILVVEKESVFQRLANDQFCNANHCIVITVSNLLKTLVSFGTIFLCLNFIFIQGRGYPDIPTRRFLRLLVEKLRLPVYCLVDCDPYGFDILTTYRFGSMQMAYDTKHLRVPEIRWLGAFPSDSERYFVPKQCILPLTAEDKRKVEAMLLRCYLQREVPQWRLELKLMLQKGVKFEIEALSAHALSYLSDSYIPSKIERKLIM from the exons aTGGAGGGAAAGAGGAGGAGGTTACAAATGGAGTCACAAGCAGAGAGTGTGATTCTTCTCACGAAAATCAAAG ATCTCACCAATGGACGCTCACCACTCATTCTCATCGATCGCTTCAGAAGCTACTGTGCCGTTCCCAACGCCAACTG CTTTTGTGCCTCCGATTTGCCGTACGGAAAGGAAGCTCTCACACTCAGCACGAAATCCCGCGCGCACAGACTAG TTGTCATGTTGAGGGTGATGCTGATTGTTCAGAAACTTTTGCAAGAGAACAAGCATAGCTCCAAGAGAGACATTTATTACACGTATCCTTCTTTATTTTTGG ATCAGTCAATGGTGGACCAAGcaattaatgatatatgtatttttatgcAGTGCAGTCGCCATAACCTTAATGTG gTTTCCGCAGGGAATGG GTTAACTATGGGCTGGATAAGGTTCTCTGAAGGAGAGAGGAAATTTGACTGCATTAGTTCTCCCAACAGT GTCCATCCCGTTCCCGTTCATGTTGAGGAAGTTAAAG ATATCATTAGTGTTGCACAATACATATTAGTTGTGGAGAAAGAATCAG TTTTCCAAAGACTGGCAAACGACCAATTCTGCAATGCAAATCACTGTATTGTCATCACTGTAAGCAATCTTCTGAAGACATTAGTTTCTTTTGGAACAATATTtctttgtttgaattttatctttatacaGGGAAGAGGCTACCCAGATATTCCTACAAGGAG GTTTTTGCGGCTTCTGGTAGAGAAATTGCGACTGCCTGTTTATTGCTTGGTAGATTGTGATCCCTATGGCTTTGACATTCTAACCACTTACAGATTTGGTTCGATG CAAATGGCTTACGACACGAAACATCTTCGTGTCCCAGAGATACGCTGGCTTGGAGCTTTTCCTTCAGATTCCGAGAGATATTTTGTTCCAAAGCAGTGTATCCTTCCTTTGACTGCTGAGG acaaaagaaaagttgaagcCATGTTACTTAGATGCTACCTTCAAAGGGAGGTACCACAATGGAG GTTGGAGCTAAAGCTGATGCTCCAAAAGGGAGTAAAGTTTGAGATAGAAGCCTTATCTGCGCACGCACTTTCATACTTGTCAGATTCTTACATCCCATCTAAAATTGAACGTAAATTGATTATGTAG
- the LOC106764593 gene encoding meiotic recombination protein SPO11-1 isoform X5, translating to MEGKRRRLQMESQAESVILLTKIKEFTRVLLTDLTNGRSPLILIDRFRSYCAVPNANWFRSNSNQSPFHLFVSDIFLQCSFCASDLPYGKEALTLSTKSRAHRLVVMLRVMLIVQKLLQENKHSSKRDIYYTYPSLFLDQSMVDQAINDICIFMQCSRHNLNVVSAGNGLTMGWIRFSEGERKFDCISSPNSVHPVPVHVEEVKDIISVAQYILVVEKESVFQRLANDQFCNANHCIVITGRGYPDIPTRRFLRLLVEKLRLPVYCLVDCDPYGFDILTTYRFGSMQMAYDTKHLRVPEIRWLGAFPSDSERYFVPKQCILPLTAEDKRKVEAMLLRCYLQREVPQWRLELKLMLQKGVKFEIEALSAHALSYLSDSYIPSKIERKLIM from the exons aTGGAGGGAAAGAGGAGGAGGTTACAAATGGAGTCACAAGCAGAGAGTGTGATTCTTCTCACGAAAATCAAAG AATTCACTCGAGTTTTGCTCACAGATCTCACCAATGGACGCTCACCACTCATTCTCATCGATCGCTTCAGAAGCTACTGTGCCGTTCCCAACGCCAACTGGTTCCGTTCTAACTCCAACCAATCACCTTTTCACCTTTTCGTTTCTGACATTTTTTTGCAATGCAGCTTTTGTGCCTCCGATTTGCCGTACGGAAAGGAAGCTCTCACACTCAGCACGAAATCCCGCGCGCACAGACTAG TTGTCATGTTGAGGGTGATGCTGATTGTTCAGAAACTTTTGCAAGAGAACAAGCATAGCTCCAAGAGAGACATTTATTACACGTATCCTTCTTTATTTTTGG ATCAGTCAATGGTGGACCAAGcaattaatgatatatgtatttttatgcAGTGCAGTCGCCATAACCTTAATGTG gTTTCCGCAGGGAATGG GTTAACTATGGGCTGGATAAGGTTCTCTGAAGGAGAGAGGAAATTTGACTGCATTAGTTCTCCCAACAGT GTCCATCCCGTTCCCGTTCATGTTGAGGAAGTTAAAG ATATCATTAGTGTTGCACAATACATATTAGTTGTGGAGAAAGAATCAG TTTTCCAAAGACTGGCAAACGACCAATTCTGCAATGCAAATCACTGTATTGTCATCACT GGAAGAGGCTACCCAGATATTCCTACAAGGAG GTTTTTGCGGCTTCTGGTAGAGAAATTGCGACTGCCTGTTTATTGCTTGGTAGATTGTGATCCCTATGGCTTTGACATTCTAACCACTTACAGATTTGGTTCGATG CAAATGGCTTACGACACGAAACATCTTCGTGTCCCAGAGATACGCTGGCTTGGAGCTTTTCCTTCAGATTCCGAGAGATATTTTGTTCCAAAGCAGTGTATCCTTCCTTTGACTGCTGAGG acaaaagaaaagttgaagcCATGTTACTTAGATGCTACCTTCAAAGGGAGGTACCACAATGGAG GTTGGAGCTAAAGCTGATGCTCCAAAAGGGAGTAAAGTTTGAGATAGAAGCCTTATCTGCGCACGCACTTTCATACTTGTCAGATTCTTACATCCCATCTAAAATTGAACGTAAATTGATTATGTAG
- the LOC106764593 gene encoding meiotic recombination protein SPO11-1 isoform X7 produces MEGKRRRLQMESQAESVILLTKIKEFTRVLLTDLTNGRSPLILIDRFRSYCAVPNANWFRSNSNQSPFHLFVSDIFLQCSFCASDLPYGKEALTLSTKSRAHRLVVMLRVMLIVQKLLQENKHSSKRDIYYTYPSLFLDQSMVDQAINDICIFMQCSRHNLNVVSAGNGLTMGWIRFSEGERKFDCISSPNSVHPVPVHVEEVKVFQRLANDQFCNANHCIVITGRGYPDIPTRRFLRLLVEKLRLPVYCLVDCDPYGFDILTTYRFGSMQMAYDTKHLRVPEIRWLGAFPSDSERYFVPKQCILPLTAEDKRKVEAMLLRCYLQREVPQWRLELKLMLQKGVKFEIEALSAHALSYLSDSYIPSKIERKLIM; encoded by the exons aTGGAGGGAAAGAGGAGGAGGTTACAAATGGAGTCACAAGCAGAGAGTGTGATTCTTCTCACGAAAATCAAAG AATTCACTCGAGTTTTGCTCACAGATCTCACCAATGGACGCTCACCACTCATTCTCATCGATCGCTTCAGAAGCTACTGTGCCGTTCCCAACGCCAACTGGTTCCGTTCTAACTCCAACCAATCACCTTTTCACCTTTTCGTTTCTGACATTTTTTTGCAATGCAGCTTTTGTGCCTCCGATTTGCCGTACGGAAAGGAAGCTCTCACACTCAGCACGAAATCCCGCGCGCACAGACTAG TTGTCATGTTGAGGGTGATGCTGATTGTTCAGAAACTTTTGCAAGAGAACAAGCATAGCTCCAAGAGAGACATTTATTACACGTATCCTTCTTTATTTTTGG ATCAGTCAATGGTGGACCAAGcaattaatgatatatgtatttttatgcAGTGCAGTCGCCATAACCTTAATGTG gTTTCCGCAGGGAATGG GTTAACTATGGGCTGGATAAGGTTCTCTGAAGGAGAGAGGAAATTTGACTGCATTAGTTCTCCCAACAGT GTCCATCCCGTTCCCGTTCATGTTGAGGAAGTTAAAG TTTTCCAAAGACTGGCAAACGACCAATTCTGCAATGCAAATCACTGTATTGTCATCACT GGAAGAGGCTACCCAGATATTCCTACAAGGAG GTTTTTGCGGCTTCTGGTAGAGAAATTGCGACTGCCTGTTTATTGCTTGGTAGATTGTGATCCCTATGGCTTTGACATTCTAACCACTTACAGATTTGGTTCGATG CAAATGGCTTACGACACGAAACATCTTCGTGTCCCAGAGATACGCTGGCTTGGAGCTTTTCCTTCAGATTCCGAGAGATATTTTGTTCCAAAGCAGTGTATCCTTCCTTTGACTGCTGAGG acaaaagaaaagttgaagcCATGTTACTTAGATGCTACCTTCAAAGGGAGGTACCACAATGGAG GTTGGAGCTAAAGCTGATGCTCCAAAAGGGAGTAAAGTTTGAGATAGAAGCCTTATCTGCGCACGCACTTTCATACTTGTCAGATTCTTACATCCCATCTAAAATTGAACGTAAATTGATTATGTAG
- the LOC106764593 gene encoding meiotic recombination protein SPO11-1 isoform X1, whose translation MEGKRRRLQMESQAESVILLTKIKEFTRVLLTDLTNGRSPLILIDRFRSYCAVPNANWFRSNSNQSPFHLFVSDIFLQCSFCASDLPYGKEALTLSTKSRAHRLVVMLRVMLIVQKLLQENKHSSKRDIYYTYPSLFLDQSMVDQAINDICIFMQCSRHNLNVVSAGNGLTMGWIRFSEGERKFDCISSPNSVHPVPVHVEEVKDIISVAQYILVVEKESVFQRLANDQFCNANHCIVITVSNLLKTLVSFGTIFLCLNFIFIQGRGYPDIPTRRFLRLLVEKLRLPVYCLVDCDPYGFDILTTYRFGSMQMAYDTKHLRVPEIRWLGAFPSDSERYFVPKQCILPLTAEDKRKVEAMLLRCYLQREVPQWRLELKLMLQKGVKFEIEALSAHALSYLSDSYIPSKIERKLIM comes from the exons aTGGAGGGAAAGAGGAGGAGGTTACAAATGGAGTCACAAGCAGAGAGTGTGATTCTTCTCACGAAAATCAAAG AATTCACTCGAGTTTTGCTCACAGATCTCACCAATGGACGCTCACCACTCATTCTCATCGATCGCTTCAGAAGCTACTGTGCCGTTCCCAACGCCAACTGGTTCCGTTCTAACTCCAACCAATCACCTTTTCACCTTTTCGTTTCTGACATTTTTTTGCAATGCAGCTTTTGTGCCTCCGATTTGCCGTACGGAAAGGAAGCTCTCACACTCAGCACGAAATCCCGCGCGCACAGACTAG TTGTCATGTTGAGGGTGATGCTGATTGTTCAGAAACTTTTGCAAGAGAACAAGCATAGCTCCAAGAGAGACATTTATTACACGTATCCTTCTTTATTTTTGG ATCAGTCAATGGTGGACCAAGcaattaatgatatatgtatttttatgcAGTGCAGTCGCCATAACCTTAATGTG gTTTCCGCAGGGAATGG GTTAACTATGGGCTGGATAAGGTTCTCTGAAGGAGAGAGGAAATTTGACTGCATTAGTTCTCCCAACAGT GTCCATCCCGTTCCCGTTCATGTTGAGGAAGTTAAAG ATATCATTAGTGTTGCACAATACATATTAGTTGTGGAGAAAGAATCAG TTTTCCAAAGACTGGCAAACGACCAATTCTGCAATGCAAATCACTGTATTGTCATCACTGTAAGCAATCTTCTGAAGACATTAGTTTCTTTTGGAACAATATTtctttgtttgaattttatctttatacaGGGAAGAGGCTACCCAGATATTCCTACAAGGAG GTTTTTGCGGCTTCTGGTAGAGAAATTGCGACTGCCTGTTTATTGCTTGGTAGATTGTGATCCCTATGGCTTTGACATTCTAACCACTTACAGATTTGGTTCGATG CAAATGGCTTACGACACGAAACATCTTCGTGTCCCAGAGATACGCTGGCTTGGAGCTTTTCCTTCAGATTCCGAGAGATATTTTGTTCCAAAGCAGTGTATCCTTCCTTTGACTGCTGAGG acaaaagaaaagttgaagcCATGTTACTTAGATGCTACCTTCAAAGGGAGGTACCACAATGGAG GTTGGAGCTAAAGCTGATGCTCCAAAAGGGAGTAAAGTTTGAGATAGAAGCCTTATCTGCGCACGCACTTTCATACTTGTCAGATTCTTACATCCCATCTAAAATTGAACGTAAATTGATTATGTAG
- the LOC106764593 gene encoding meiotic recombination protein SPO11-1 isoform X8 has product MEGKRRRLQMESQAESVILLTKIKEFTRVLLTDLTNGRSPLILIDRFRSYCAVPNANCFCASDLPYGKEALTLSTKSRAHRLVVMLRVMLIVQKLLQENKHSSKRDIYYTYPSLFLDQSMVDQAINDICIFMQCSRHNLNVVSAGNGLTMGWIRFSEGERKFDCISSPNSVHPVPVHVEEVKDIISVAQYILVVEKESVFQRLANDQFCNANHCIVITGRGYPDIPTRRFLRLLVEKLRLPVYCLVDCDPYGFDILTTYRFGSMQMAYDTKHLRVPEIRWLGAFPSDSERYFVPKQCILPLTAEDKRKVEAMLLRCYLQREVPQWRLELKLMLQKGVKFEIEALSAHALSYLSDSYIPSKIERKLIM; this is encoded by the exons aTGGAGGGAAAGAGGAGGAGGTTACAAATGGAGTCACAAGCAGAGAGTGTGATTCTTCTCACGAAAATCAAAG AATTCACTCGAGTTTTGCTCACAGATCTCACCAATGGACGCTCACCACTCATTCTCATCGATCGCTTCAGAAGCTACTGTGCCGTTCCCAACGCCAACTG CTTTTGTGCCTCCGATTTGCCGTACGGAAAGGAAGCTCTCACACTCAGCACGAAATCCCGCGCGCACAGACTAG TTGTCATGTTGAGGGTGATGCTGATTGTTCAGAAACTTTTGCAAGAGAACAAGCATAGCTCCAAGAGAGACATTTATTACACGTATCCTTCTTTATTTTTGG ATCAGTCAATGGTGGACCAAGcaattaatgatatatgtatttttatgcAGTGCAGTCGCCATAACCTTAATGTG gTTTCCGCAGGGAATGG GTTAACTATGGGCTGGATAAGGTTCTCTGAAGGAGAGAGGAAATTTGACTGCATTAGTTCTCCCAACAGT GTCCATCCCGTTCCCGTTCATGTTGAGGAAGTTAAAG ATATCATTAGTGTTGCACAATACATATTAGTTGTGGAGAAAGAATCAG TTTTCCAAAGACTGGCAAACGACCAATTCTGCAATGCAAATCACTGTATTGTCATCACT GGAAGAGGCTACCCAGATATTCCTACAAGGAG GTTTTTGCGGCTTCTGGTAGAGAAATTGCGACTGCCTGTTTATTGCTTGGTAGATTGTGATCCCTATGGCTTTGACATTCTAACCACTTACAGATTTGGTTCGATG CAAATGGCTTACGACACGAAACATCTTCGTGTCCCAGAGATACGCTGGCTTGGAGCTTTTCCTTCAGATTCCGAGAGATATTTTGTTCCAAAGCAGTGTATCCTTCCTTTGACTGCTGAGG acaaaagaaaagttgaagcCATGTTACTTAGATGCTACCTTCAAAGGGAGGTACCACAATGGAG GTTGGAGCTAAAGCTGATGCTCCAAAAGGGAGTAAAGTTTGAGATAGAAGCCTTATCTGCGCACGCACTTTCATACTTGTCAGATTCTTACATCCCATCTAAAATTGAACGTAAATTGATTATGTAG
- the LOC106764593 gene encoding meiotic recombination protein SPO11-1 isoform X4: MEGKRRRLQMESQAESVILLTKIKEFTRVLLTDLTNGRSPLILIDRFRSYCAVPNANCFCASDLPYGKEALTLSTKSRAHRLVVMLRVMLIVQKLLQENKHSSKRDIYYTYPSLFLDQSMVDQAINDICIFMQCSRHNLNVVSAGNGLTMGWIRFSEGERKFDCISSPNSVHPVPVHVEEVKDIISVAQYILVVEKESVFQRLANDQFCNANHCIVITVSNLLKTLVSFGTIFLCLNFIFIQGRGYPDIPTRRFLRLLVEKLRLPVYCLVDCDPYGFDILTTYRFGSMQMAYDTKHLRVPEIRWLGAFPSDSERYFVPKQCILPLTAEDKRKVEAMLLRCYLQREVPQWRLELKLMLQKGVKFEIEALSAHALSYLSDSYIPSKIERKLIM, translated from the exons aTGGAGGGAAAGAGGAGGAGGTTACAAATGGAGTCACAAGCAGAGAGTGTGATTCTTCTCACGAAAATCAAAG AATTCACTCGAGTTTTGCTCACAGATCTCACCAATGGACGCTCACCACTCATTCTCATCGATCGCTTCAGAAGCTACTGTGCCGTTCCCAACGCCAACTG CTTTTGTGCCTCCGATTTGCCGTACGGAAAGGAAGCTCTCACACTCAGCACGAAATCCCGCGCGCACAGACTAG TTGTCATGTTGAGGGTGATGCTGATTGTTCAGAAACTTTTGCAAGAGAACAAGCATAGCTCCAAGAGAGACATTTATTACACGTATCCTTCTTTATTTTTGG ATCAGTCAATGGTGGACCAAGcaattaatgatatatgtatttttatgcAGTGCAGTCGCCATAACCTTAATGTG gTTTCCGCAGGGAATGG GTTAACTATGGGCTGGATAAGGTTCTCTGAAGGAGAGAGGAAATTTGACTGCATTAGTTCTCCCAACAGT GTCCATCCCGTTCCCGTTCATGTTGAGGAAGTTAAAG ATATCATTAGTGTTGCACAATACATATTAGTTGTGGAGAAAGAATCAG TTTTCCAAAGACTGGCAAACGACCAATTCTGCAATGCAAATCACTGTATTGTCATCACTGTAAGCAATCTTCTGAAGACATTAGTTTCTTTTGGAACAATATTtctttgtttgaattttatctttatacaGGGAAGAGGCTACCCAGATATTCCTACAAGGAG GTTTTTGCGGCTTCTGGTAGAGAAATTGCGACTGCCTGTTTATTGCTTGGTAGATTGTGATCCCTATGGCTTTGACATTCTAACCACTTACAGATTTGGTTCGATG CAAATGGCTTACGACACGAAACATCTTCGTGTCCCAGAGATACGCTGGCTTGGAGCTTTTCCTTCAGATTCCGAGAGATATTTTGTTCCAAAGCAGTGTATCCTTCCTTTGACTGCTGAGG acaaaagaaaagttgaagcCATGTTACTTAGATGCTACCTTCAAAGGGAGGTACCACAATGGAG GTTGGAGCTAAAGCTGATGCTCCAAAAGGGAGTAAAGTTTGAGATAGAAGCCTTATCTGCGCACGCACTTTCATACTTGTCAGATTCTTACATCCCATCTAAAATTGAACGTAAATTGATTATGTAG